In Juglans regia cultivar Chandler chromosome 13, Walnut 2.0, whole genome shotgun sequence, the following proteins share a genomic window:
- the LOC108980980 gene encoding probable receptor-like protein kinase At5g59700: protein MYRHTLLAQVHLISLFSSADGEEGTASSGIKSSIGLSILVVGIVGITVIVLVATFTWFRSRTRESFATGNDCASPSSMTTHLKSSNDSLSEESACLKLPVKEIYSATNNLCASNFIGQGIAGKVYKGILSNGQHVAVKHIINDGYMDTFVREVTSLSHVGHPNLVALLGCCENEDECFLVYELCHNGNLSEWLFGKMKVLSWMQRVEIAIDSARGLWFLHTYPEGCIVHRDIKPANILLNANFEARLSDFGLSKVMDVDQSHVSSEVRGTFGYVDPEYRKNHHVNASGDVYSFGIVLLQLLSGKRVINLDLTRPMPLYKMVRNNILSTRFLNLFDSSEDGSSLLGSVSPSRIVI, encoded by the exons ATGTATCGTCACACCCTTCTTGCTCAAGTCCACCTAATCTCACTCTTTTCTTCTGCAGATGGAGAGGAAGGCACGGCTAGCAGTGGTATCAAGTCCAGCATAG GTCTCTCAATCCTAGTAGTTGGCATAGTGGGAATCACAGTAATAGTTCTCGTAGCAACATTCACCTGGTTTAGATCGAGGACTAGAGAAAGTTTCGCAACAGGAAATGATTGTGCATCCCCAAGCTCGATGACAACTCATTTGAAAT CATCAAATGATTCACTCTCTGAGGAGTCCGCCTGTCTTAAGTTGCCAGTTAAGGAAATTTATTCAGCAACAAACAATCTATGTGCATCAAATTTTATTGGCCAAGGCATAGCTG GAAAAGTATACAAAGGTATTCTCTCAAATGGTCAGCATGTAGCAGTCAAGCACATAATCAATGACGGGTATATGGATACATTCGTTCGGGAAGTCACAAGCCTTTCTCATGTCGGACATCCAAACCTTGTAGCATTGCTCGGCTGTTGTGAGAATGAAGATGAATGCTTCCTAGTTTATGAGCTGTGCCACAATGGGAACCTCTCAGAGTGGCTATTTG GTAAAATGAAGGTCCTCTCATGGATGCAAAGAGTTGAGATCGCAATTGATAGTGCTAGGGGTCTCTGGTTTCTCCACACTTATCCAGAAGGCTGCATTGTTCACCGTGATATCAAG CCAGCGAACATTCTCCTCAATGCTAACTTTGAAGCAAGACTCTCAGATTTTGGGTTATCTAAAGTTATGGACGTGGATCAGTCCCATGTGAGCTCAGAAGTGAGAGGGACATTCGGTTATGTCGATCCTGAATACCGTAAAAACCACCATGTAAATGCTTCAGGTGATGTTTACAGTTTTGGGATAGTGCTACTGCAGCTTCTCTCAGGGAAGAGGGTCATTAATCTAGATTTAACCAGACCAATGCCTCTATATAAAATGGTGAGAAACAACATTCTATCAACTAGATTTCTAAATCTTTTTGACTCGTCAGAAGACGGGTCATCGTTACTGGGCTCTGTTTCTCCTTCCCGGATTGTCATATAG
- the LOC108980979 gene encoding U-box domain-containing protein 18-like has protein sequence MIHISNGSDRRILTSPAVHPCQAIAPATLLNSLIELAHTISDYRCRFFASNKQNVRHSIRQMGVLLVFLEEARNAHPALPDSVVLGFSELHLNFQKLQYLLEDCTREGARLCILMKSESVANQFRVLTRAISVALDVLPLDAIEVSVEVKEHVELVIRQARKSRFEVEPDDKAALSFVFSVLSLFEDGIVPDRSDLNRVVTYLGIRNWSECHKEVKFLESEIALESMKEEKREVGFLNSLMGFMCYCRCVLFDVVDSHPSDSRTGRSRSEVMLPNCLNPDDFRCPISLEFMVDPVTVSTGHTYDRSSILKWFRAGNKTCPKTGQKLPNTELVPNLALLKLIQQYCFENGIPIAESGRRTRDSGRAVSVSAGSLAAEGAIKMVATFLASRLETGTGEEEMDRNKAAYEVRVLSKTSAYNRSCLVEAGAIPHLLMLLSSSKRSSTQENSMAALLNLSKHPKSKAIIVENGGLEVVVGILNKGLNLQSRQHAAGTLFYLASIEEYRELIGETPEAIPGLITLIKDGTDRGKKNALVAIFGLLMDPENHSRVLVAEAIPVLVNLLESSSDREDLVVDSLAILETLAVKPEGTIAILYLRSALQSILEVLNSSSTSRASKENSVSLLLALCINGGADVVALLVKSPGLMGSLYSLLSEGTSRASKKASTLIRVIHTFFDRRPSGSTSPILPQEQFVHAW, from the coding sequence ATGATCCATATATCTAATGGGTCGGATCGCCGGATTCTTACGTCTCCGGCTGTTCACCCCTGCCAGGCTATAGCTCCGGCTACGCTCCTCAATTCGTTGATTGAGCTTGCGCACACCATTTCCGATTATCGATGCAGGTTCTTCGCCAGCAATAAGCAAAACGTGCGCCATTCGATCCGCCAAATGGGAGTCCTACTGGTTTTTCTCGAGGAGGCCCGAAACGCGCATCCTGCTCTTCCGGATTCCGTGGTCCTGGGTTTCTCGGAGCTCCACCTGAACTTCCAGAAGCTTCAGTACCTGTTGGAGGACTGTACGCGCGAAGGCGCTCGGCTGTGTATTCTAATGAAGTCGGAGAGCGTGGCGAACCAGTTTCGGGTCCTGACCCGAGCGATCTCAGTAGCTCTAGATGTTCTTCCATTGGACGCGATAGAGGTCTCCGTCGAAGTCAAGGAGCACGTTGAGTTGGTAATAAGGCAAGCACGAAAATCAAGGTTCGAGGTTGAGCCGGACGATAAAGCTGCCTTGAGCTTTGTATTCTCGGTTCTGAGTCTATTCGAGGATGGGATTGTTCCGGATAGGAGTGACTTGAATCGGGTTGTTACCTATCTGGGAATTAGAAACTGGAGCGAGTGTCATAAGGAGGTTAAGTTCTTGGAATCTGAAATTGCATTGGAGTCAATGAAGgaggaaaagagagaggtaGGATTTTTAAATAGTCTAATGGGGTTCATGTGCTACTGCCGGTGCGTTTTGTTTGATGTGGTCGATAGCCACCCCTCCGATAGTAGAACCGGAAGAAGTAGAAGCGAGGTGATGCTGCCCAATTGTCTTAACCCGGACGATTTTCGGTGTCCGATCTCTCTCGAGTTTATGGTCGATCCGGTGACGGTATCGACGGGGCACACCTACGATCGCTCTTCAATTCTCAAATGGTTCAGGGCGGGGAATAAGACCTGTCCAAAAACAGGTCAGAAGCTACCCAATACAGAACTGGTTCCGAACTTGGCACTGCTGAAGCTGATTCAGCAGTACTGCTTCGAAAATGGTATTCCAATTGCTGAATCGGGTCGCAGGACTCGGGACTCGGGAAGGGCAGTTTCGGTTTCAGCGGGGAGTTTGGCGGCCGAGGGAGCAATCAAAATGGTGGCCACCTTCCTTGCTAGTAGGCTCGAGACTGGGACAGGGGAGGAGGAAATGGACAGAAACAAGGCTGCATATGAGGTCCGGGTTCTATCGAAAACAAGCGCTTATAACCGGTCTTGTTTGGTGGAAGCCGGTGCCATACCTCATCTGTTGATGCTGTTGTCGTCCTCGAAACGGTCCTCGACCCAGGAGAATTCTATGGCGGCCCTATTGAACCTTTCAAAGCATCCGAAAAGCAAAGCTATTATTGTTGAAAATGGGGGATTGGAAGTGGTTGTAGGCATACTAAACAAGGGACTGAACCTACAATCTAGGCAGCACGCTGCTGGTACACTGTTTTACCTTGCTTCGATCGAGGAGTACCGGGAGTTGATCGGGGAAACTCCGGAGGCAATTCCGGGTTTGATAACGCTGATTAAAGATGGAACCGATCGAGGGAAAAAGAACGCACTGGTTGCGATATTCGGGCTTCTTATGGACCCTGAAAATCATTCCAGGGTGCTTGTTGCTGAGGCGATCCCTGTGCTGGTCAATCTTTTGGAGTCTTCCAGTGATAGAGAAGATCTTGTCGTGGATTCCCTAGCAATACTCGAAACTCTGGCAGTGAAACCTGAAGGAACAATAGCAATTCTGTATCTTCGCAGTGCCTTGCAGTCGATTCTGGAGGTTCTTAATTCCTCTTCTACTTCAAGGGCAAGCAAGGAGAACAGTGTGTCTTTGTTGCTGGCTCTGTGCATAAACGGTGGGGCAGATGTGGTTGCTCTTTTGGTGAAGAGCCCTGGTCTCATGGGATCATTGTATTCCCTACTCAGCGAAGGCACATCTCGAGCAAGCAAGAAAGCCAGCACTCTCATCAGGGTCATCCATACTTTTTTCGACAGGAGACCCTCTGGCTCAACGAGTCCCATTCTTCCGCAAGAACAATTTGTTCACGCATGGtaa